In Leptodesmis sichuanensis A121, the following are encoded in one genomic region:
- a CDS encoding HD domain-containing phosphohydrolase, with the protein MLVVDDHPSSRMTAVALLSVEGYDVIEADCGLDALEMVNSGNPDLILLDVMMPGMDGFEVCRRLKQDEHTRLTPIVFVTALDDRRSRLRGIEAGGDDFLTKPFDQLELSARVKSLIRQKRLNEDLDHAEQVLFSIARTIESRDPNTGDHCERLVSRGKAFGEFLGLSRSEIRDLAWGGYLHDIGKVGIPDLVLLKPGKLTPEEWEIMQQHVSIGERICQPLRTMRGVVPIIRHHHERWDGSGYPDGLVGDQIPLLAQIFQLIDIYDALTSERPYKKAFTPQEALAILDEETAKGWRNPELVKQFKAFIATVENTAENTKAGTSEAEGLSQPTFSAA; encoded by the coding sequence GTGTTAGTCGTTGACGATCATCCATCCAGTCGGATGACGGCAGTGGCCCTGCTGTCTGTAGAAGGATATGACGTGATAGAAGCTGATTGCGGCTTAGATGCATTGGAAATGGTCAATTCTGGCAATCCAGATCTGATTCTGCTGGATGTGATGATGCCCGGAATGGATGGCTTTGAGGTGTGCCGCCGCTTAAAGCAAGATGAACACACTCGGCTTACTCCCATCGTTTTTGTGACGGCTTTGGACGATCGTCGTTCCCGCCTGAGAGGAATTGAGGCCGGAGGCGACGATTTTCTAACGAAACCCTTTGACCAATTGGAACTCTCAGCCAGAGTCAAATCCTTGATTCGCCAGAAACGGCTGAACGAAGACCTGGATCATGCGGAACAAGTTCTGTTCTCTATTGCCCGTACCATTGAGAGTCGTGACCCCAATACGGGAGATCATTGCGAACGCCTGGTCAGCCGTGGAAAAGCGTTTGGAGAATTTCTGGGATTATCCCGCAGCGAAATTCGAGACTTAGCCTGGGGAGGATATCTGCACGACATCGGCAAAGTTGGCATTCCAGATTTAGTGTTGCTGAAGCCAGGGAAACTCACCCCTGAAGAATGGGAGATTATGCAGCAGCACGTCTCTATAGGAGAGCGTATTTGTCAGCCGTTACGTACCATGCGGGGAGTAGTTCCAATTATTCGCCACCACCACGAACGCTGGGATGGTTCAGGTTATCCAGATGGTCTAGTGGGCGATCAAATTCCTCTATTAGCTCAGATTTTTCAACTCATCGATATTTACGATGCGCTGACGAGTGAGCGCCCTTACAAAAAAGCCTTTACCCCTCAAGAAGCTCTGGCCATTTTGGATGAAGAAACGGCAAAGGGCTGGCGTAATCCCGAATTGGTCAAACAGTTCAAGGCTTTTATTGCCACTGTCGAGAATACCGCAGAGAATACTAAAGCTGGAACCTCTGAAGCTGAGGGCTTATCTCAACCCACCTTCTCCGCTGCGTAA